In the Uloborus diversus isolate 005 unplaced genomic scaffold, Udiv.v.3.1 scaffold_622, whole genome shotgun sequence genome, CGaaggtgaaaaaattttactGACCTTATTACACAGGTTTCTTGTTAGTGCAAAGCCGTACAAAATTTGGATTTTTACTGATATAATCGAAGCATTATTTCTTGGGAAGGGATTATAGGCAAAGCTGGATACAGTTTATCATTTTAGAgagacgggggagggggggggatgcgCATACTTGGTTGGGGTAAGAACTTTATGAAACTGCTTCTGTGTCAATTAAAAGTACTAAATCATTATTGGGCTTAAGCGTTACTACTTTACTTCATAAGCAATGAACGGAAGTAGCAACTAAAACATGTTAGCCTCTAGCACGTGCACCAAATGATTACTTTTCCCCCTTGTTCACACAGACATTAACtgaacgtttgccaattccatagctACAGGGGGCAGACGGTAACTAATGATATTGATTTACCCCCTCCCCCTGTATCGTGTTGCTCTAAAAACTAATATCGAAACATagagctttaaaaaatatcaaaacattgagctttgaaaactattatttacttccataaaatacattaatttctctaagtaaaagaaacattttggttcggcaattcattaaaaataaattatcccATTGGCACTAGgtccttttttttattgagtTTTCCCTTTTTCTAATCAGTGCTGTGGTTAGGGAGGGGGAGGGAAGCGCCATTAACGGTAAAGAAATAAAAgagatatttgtttaattgtttaaaaaatgtgtaatctACTACACTAATGTACTTACTAATGTAAATGTACtgttaattggtttcaaaccacctttttaaaaaacaaataaattaaaaaaaataaattaataaaatatataaataaaatgaacaaaggaaataaaaatgaataaataaatgcctGATTTCTAAATTAAAGCTCTCTAAAATGAAGTAAACTGACTTCTTTTGACATGAGAAAAATTTATCAACCAGGACATCAATCCTATAAAAAGGTTGCATTCCTCCGCCCCAAAGAGCACTGTTTCCGTTTGATCATAAATCCCAAGTATGAAAATTTcgtatttgaacaaaataaactaacgtgtgtattttcttttctaggatgaagaagaagaaataaaattagaaattaatgttttaaaaaaggtatttaattttcccatctaacattaaaaaaataatccgcagaaaatattttgggaacatttatacaaatgtattttctaacttgaatttttatttttagtactcTCATCATCGAAATATAGCTACATATTATGGGGCATTCATTCAAAAGAGTCCTCCTGGTAAAGATGACAAGCTTTGGGTAAGTTCTAAACTTAGAGCATTTAAGAGCATAAATATTTATGACGCTTGTTTTTGCATCGCAATTATTTTCTCAAATGACTAATGACTTTctcccgtgtttttttttttttttttcatgtattagaTATTTAAATATTGCCATCCATAATGTGATTTATATATTTACTAGCgctacccgcacagctttgcccgtagtagaaaattaaaaggtcatttggttcgtctgtatatatacataatggatgaagaatttctcgccaatatgctatgttaatttgctcgtccatgttacggtaatttacCTGTGCATGTTTTGGTAACttacttgtccatgttatgataattcgctcgcTATTGCTGCAGAGGAATTAATTCCTCCAATGGTGGCTTAAAAAATAGaatagagagggaaaaaaaatcgaattttcgaaaaatcgcttcgaggttcgcACCCTCATTCTACAAACtataaatttgtactaaatttcatggaAGTCGGCCAaatggtttaggcgctatgcgcgtcacagagatccggacaattatcccgacagagatccagatatagagaaactttgagctttataattagtaaagattattattattattattatttatttttttgaatcattACTGTGATGATTGAATTCCCTCCCCGCCCACTTTTTAGTACTTACTAAACCTTCATGAGTAAATGAACCCTGTAAAAGTGCAGAGGTATAAAATCTGCTTCAATTGTGCCGAATTGCGGTTCTGAACTGCTACATTCTACtccaaaaatgatgaaatttgcCGATTTCGCGCCCGCCTGCACCGAACATAAAAAAATCTagtttcctttttaaaaactCTCTTTAGTTGCGCTACATTCtggttcaaaaactgaaatttgtcGATTTTGCACCTACGGGAGGTCAAAAATGGACTTTGTTCCATTTCActttagttcatttttaaaagccCGCCCGAAAATTTTTTAATCGGAAAATAATTTCTTCCGATTTTCGGCAGCGATGCCAAAAGTTAATAAACGATTTTCTACTTTTTCAATGCTGTTCAGAGTTCTCTCCCAATTTTGGCTGAAGACtcttaaacaaatcttttcttAACCGAATTTCCCacttttctttttgcaatttatttctcCTGATTATTTATTCTTCCTAATAAATTCccaatatttaaaagtttagcTTAATGTTGATATGAAAATTCTGTTGACTAATCCTATCGCTCCATGGTCGTATGTTGCGGTATTTTACTATGTGAGTTGTAAAATTAAATGCAGAGAATTTGAGAGTTGCTGATTAAAGCAAAACACTAATCAAAATTTATTCGCGAAATTTCTCTTCAATTTGCGTCGGGAAATCGCTGCTGCAAATTCGGTAGATTGTTggaagtgaaaattatttttaaaacttcctcACTTCTTACTTTTTCATTTCCCGTTCTGCTTAAATTTTAGTGCTAGAATACATGCTGAAACAAACTGCAAGCGCATTGAACAgcaatttttgataaattaaatccGTGAAGCTCGAGAAATTGCTTCACTTGCTAATATTTTCAGGCTGTTTTTGATGCAtctaagatatattttaaaaccatttgcAGTAGATTTCTaagatttaaattgaaaattgtctTAATTTCTACCTCATATGAGTAAAACCTATGTTTAGAAGCAATGCAACGTCGTACATGTGCTTCGCAAAAAATTGCATGTCATGCTTGAAGGTTCAATCCTCTTGCATCCTAAATCTATTTCAAGCATTTCGGAAACTAGAAGTTGTTTTTTCTCATGCTACATTAAATCTGcttatttaattctttattttaattatgaacaaattattatttttttaaacttcattcaaCAGGGCTTTTTTTGGACTTCGAGTATTGGAATAAATGTAGAAATGAACTACAAACTGATGCGTGTGAATGCAGTTTTTCATGAATTAAATACGTGGGTTTTTTAATTATACTTCTCATAAcactttttgtcttcaaaattttgattgaCTTCGAAGATTAAAATATTGTTGAGAATTGCGTCTGCGCtttaagtttaaacttttttgcatCGTGTGAGTATTTAATCGTTTTGAAAGTGTGATGTTATTTTGACATAatctaatttcatatttaaattagcttagtaaatttaattattattattattattttttttttttttgcttttaggtaataaattattagttttaatttgttaattCCTCTAAAGTGTTATTTTTGTAACTTGATTACtgcataaaaattatataatCAATCATtcttataaaatcaatgaaaataaaaggcactaaaaagggttttttcttcctttctcacAGCTTGTTATGGAATACTGTGGAGCTGGTTCTGTCACTGATCTAGTAAAATGTAAgtttgtttttgaactttttttcaaacaagttcaggtcttttgtcggatgtcttttcatccatagctcattattttttgcattgaaaaaggcgttccctgtaacgccgaaacacgtgtctgctgtaatttacaaatttgtgcttctacttacgttgtttggtctgactttactattcagcacaaaggtatttatttatcttaagttCAGGTCTGTTTCTAAAAAGTCCATTTTAAATTGCGACTGATTATGAAATGTTACACAAAGCAATTTTAGATAGTTaaagttcttttaaattttcttgtaaaaaaatcctgaagaaataaactaattttttttttaatttactttattttgagacaattgaaatatttattttgcatcgtttttaaatttctcaataaaattgaATGGGAagaatgaatcaaaatttatgtCAATTGGTCTGTCATATACAACTGTTCTTTTGATacagcttaaaattttttttgaatgagctGCAATTGAAAGAGCACAGTGAAACAATGAAACATGTTATTTGATGTATAAATCAATTACTCTCCTCCtctgttatcaaaatataaaatcttaaatttgGACGACATTTCAAAAAAGTCGGCAAAATTTTGCTAGAAATGGGCACTTAAACAACCACTGTAGCTTCattaacattgaaatatttttaaactatgattATTGCTTCaagatttttccattttttgtgcattttgttCCAATAAAAGGTGAGATAAATAATTTGTAGGGATTCTGATAAATAATTTATGAGTCAAAAACATGTTTCGCTGTGCTCTTTCAATTTCTacgtattaaaaaaatttctttattattacaCTTGTAAATTACACtcattattattaaatttgtGTGGTTCCCTGGAAGAAAAAATCCATTATTAGGACTTTATACTAAAACAAGTCTCACAAGTCTATAACTATATCTGCTTTTACTGTACATTCTTGAAGAGAAATGTTATATTCTCCAAAGCTCCAAAagaagatttgaaaatatttaagataTAATATACACACTAATTCCTTTACATATTCTTGCAAACATTTTCGATAAATGGTATCAGGTCCTGGAGCTTTTGttactttatttcttttcaaatattatgCATTTTCTTTGGTAAAGACAACGTTAAGATCAACATTAGCTTGCATATCTTGACCACTGATTGCTGCCTTTAagtgcaaattttaaaaacacttttaattaaagcTTTTTGGATTCGTTAAATTTAGtatctttttactttttatcaaGTGAAAGATATTCATTATTAGAACTCATCATGAGGATTATCCCtagctaaaattttaaagtaataatccTCAAAAAGATTTGCATTCCGAATCATGAGTAATCTATCATTCAAAACAGTTACTCCAGGTTATAGATTTTTATGACAGATTttgtttttactaattttgttcattcacttttcaattttgcattattCTTAGTGTCATTGCTATGTTGCAACACTGTTAATTCAAAGGCATGCATTACTTTtgtcatttgaaatatttaatttacattaagTGTTAATGACTgctgttgttattgttgttaatattttacagcTACAAAAGGCCAGTGTCTAAAAGAAGAGTGGATAGCTTACATCTGTAGGGAAATTCTCAGGGTAAGAAAAAGTTATTCTGCTGACAAAATGTTTTTGGTTTTCTTATAAAAAGGCTCTGACTCCAACCTACTCatacttgtttatttttaaacattaaaattagagACTTAttgagtagcactttggccgagtacagagtacttggcctttcactacttGGCTGagtaccaagtaccaattataccaattatgttttaagaagaaccaccgacacacacatgaggaattttgaactcattggaatagtagtataggcCTCCTCATAGTACcatgtaattgtttttaaaacaaaattccagagaaagtttaattacgcattatttaaaaattttgtttgtgtcaaaaattttacaaaaaaattatttttgaaactaaaaataaacaaataaataaaaagtatgattaatcaagttggaattgaaACATATTAAtatattatagttctagtctgccaaacataaataatttttaaaagcaaaaaaaaaaagttagaagcaCAAATGTACAGGAacactgtagacacgtgtttctgtgttGCGAGATACttcttttttaatgcacaaaatgtgagctaatgaatgtaaagacatctgacaaaaaaatctgacttttgtcggatgtctttaaatccataagctcacattttatgcattgaaaaaggcaatccttgtaacaccaaaacacatgtctgcagtgttcctgtacctgtacatttgtgcttttaacgttgttttatttgcttttattttttaagcaaaggtatttttatgtttcttataaataatttttgtttgtagcataTAAATCCATttgataatataaaaatttcatattttctatacttaacttttttgccccatttttaatgaataagttcaAAAAACTTTGTGgttattaaaataaagatttactccattaaagcataacaaacttcattattctcaaaatttaaatttgacttgtaaatttgaattgtaaataattgcagtatattatatgcttgtatttttttgttatttgtaagatctgtcttgaacaatattaaatttttttacaactactcgatATTGAatagtatctgatcaaaatttggtaAAGTACCGAGTGGTTACCGAGTACCGTGTACTTCTCTAATTAAAATACCACTTTTTTTATAAAGGTTAACTAATGTAAATTAATTCATAGATCAAGATTTTAGTTTTCTAGCTGAAGATATATATTTCTAAAGTATTTCAATAAATTTGTGTAAGTATGTAAAGACGCAGATTAGCTCGTTTTGCAGACTAAACTTACATTTTGCTATTCCTCTGGCATTTTTATGATTTATAACaggattaaatttattttctgtttaaggGGGCGTTCTTATTCTTAATCATCAACATTATCTTCAAAAATGGaattaaatgtaaatataaataaactttGATATTCTGCATTGTTAAATCCTGCAACTTTAAGTTTTTGATAGCAATTATTCccacaaaactttatttacgacTTGCTGAGAACCTTTTCAACTCGATTTTGTCATTTACATGCTCATTTTATTGTGTTAACCACATACCTGTCATTAAATGTGTGATGAAAATTTATTGCCTCATTCAGTGCAGAAGCTGTGTCTAACGTTTTATGTTGTTGATGAGTTAATTTAAAACACTAACAGGGGATGACCAACCTTTTTTTAGAAGAGTGCTGCTAAGAGGAGAAAAAAGCAACACTtgccttttttcagtttttttaacacgctgaaagattttaaaaagttaaaagattATTTGTTGGCTGTCTATGCAATTTTCCCCTTGATATTGCAGTTTTTTCACATAAATCTGCATActggatattaaaaaaatagtacaaattaaagaaaaagcacTTTAAAACTATGTTTCATATTATTTTAACCTAATCTGTTTatctatataatatttttttttcagggtcTTAGTCATCTACATGCCAATAAAATAATTCATAGGGATATAAAAGGCCAAAACGTCCTCCTAACAGATAACGCTGAAGTAAAATTAGGTATAATATTTCCTAATGTACAGTACAAAAGGGTTGGACAATGAAACTGAAAAATCTAGAGCAATTTATCAATACCATTAAGACCACATTTGGAGGATGATGATATAGCATTTGATCTTGATATCATGAGCTATACGTTTTCTTGTAGTGACAATAGGAATTTGGAATCCTTTTGTTTGTATGATTGACTAGTTCACTATGTAATACTGGATAAGGACTCCTGACTAGCTGCTACAAAATCCCCAAATATTCTCAATAGCATTtgacaaggacggatccagaaaattttcaaggagggggcgattgattttttattttacttctttttacttaTAAGTTTTATCTATGCTTGAGAGGCAGGTGGAGCAGCTGTCACtgcatttttatctaaaacaattgaaatgtaGAGATTTAGGCAAAGAAGTCCTCAAACCTATTCCTGTCCTTTTCCGTTGAAAGATGTATTCTAAAATTGCGTGctagaacttcaatttcataaTAATTATGGGGGAATGTTTTGAAAATCTCTCCCTCACCCTAACACTATCGAAGGTcgtcaaaaatttttctttaaggaacttcagtttcgaaaaaatttgagAACTCAAGAACTCTCCTTCGAAAACAGTTTCGAAGGAGAGTTCTTGAACTTGAACCCATTCTTTCCCCCAGCACTACTTGTGGTGTGTACAGTCGCTTCTTCaagatttaaatttcgaaaaatacccGGTGGAAGACCTCCAAACTGCTCTTCCTAACATTGGCTAATATCGTCtaaatttgcctttttaaaacttcagttactGAAATTTTTCGAACCCCATTACTTTCCTCAGCGTCATCAAAGATGACTTACAGTTgagttttaggacttcaattcggaaaaagtGCCGGTGCAAaatccctcaagggaggggcatCGCCCCCCTCGCCCCTCCCTTGCATCCATGCTTGGCATTTGATACTGGTGACTGTGCTGGCAGCTGTAAATCGTCTTCACTTAATTGCTTTCCTTGCATCACCAATGCTACATTATTACCATGACAAATTTCAATGCTTGTTGGAGCATGGGGTGCACTGGATCCTCCTGAAAGGTTCAAGCTTACTGTTTTTGGCAATGATGTATCCATCAATCAAGAATAATCAATGAGCCTAGAGAATGGCAGGACATTTCTGCCTATAGCAAGATATCTATTTTTTACAGTGGAGATAAAGCAGTCCAAGCTGCAGTGTCGTGATTCATGTCTCCTTATGTGGAAAATCCTGGAGGTGgactgtttaaaaaatacttcatattTTAGCTGTACACAAAGTTCAAGACTTGTGCTGCTGGCATCATTGAGGCCAACCTTTTGCATTTGCATATTTAACTAAGAGCATGGTAAAGCTGTCCATCTATAAATACTAAACTTGTGAAGCTAATGACAAACCATTCTGGTGAAAATAGATGTGCGACAGAGATGCAAATTTAATTCTGTAGTCACTGCCAAGGGCGGATTTATGGGAGGGtaaaagggtcagctgacccccatGTGACAAGAACCTATTACTATTATAAAAGTCCATTTTTTtggatctgaaaaaaaaagttcatggaatcaatattaacctttttttaccACATGTGTGGGCGTTGTGTGTGCATGCATTTTCCAACTAGTTTATAGCTGTAATTGCTTACATTTCAAAGCTTATGGTAATGTGACCAGTCTGTCTGATGCCTAAAGAAATGGGCAGttgagttttgatgaaaatttgagggaaaatgatCCATAGCACAAGTTGCGGCAATAAAAATTCAAGGGGGAAGGATTTGAAAAGGTTTTGCTCCCATTTAGGGAGGGGTGCACACCACCCTTGGAGTCAAAGCACCTCTGCTTAACTAATACCTTTTGCCTAGGAGGTATAACgttggccattgaaacttgaccccccccccctataaaaatttctggatccacccATGATCACTGCAACAACTCTGATTTCACCTTTTTTTggatacatacctacataccaaTGTTAATGCCCCAACAGTTCTTTCTGGCAGCCTTGACAGTTTTTCCTTTTGTATGTTGTTTGTCCCTTTTATTAGTATACTAACATGACGGGCGACACTATAGCTCTCGATGCAGAAATACATGCTGAATTTGCTCCCTGTTTCTTTAAGGAGATGAGCGCTAGCAAGAtgtcttttttaaagctttcataTTACATGTAGATACATGTAACAACTTAATTCAAGCAACCTTCACACATTGCTGTTGTTAGCTTTAAGTATTATCAGTGAACTTCTATCACCAGGTGCTGCTTGACCCAGTTTCAAGCATGTGATGCTATAATAGACAATGTTTCAGTTTTGTTGCCCAACCCCAGTATGTGATGTATAATCAATTTCTGTACCACTACTTTTGTTTatttagaaaatactttcattgaaaataatgaaatctaatatttaaaaaatattgctatttaataacagtttattatttatcttaattATTTTGTCTAAACAATCTAATTTACTATATGCTctgcatttttctcattttttatttagttattttaaacaAAGTGACTGGAAAGATCAGAGATTCTGTTTCATGCATTTCGTACATTTTCATGATCCTCCACTTCTATCAATTCGATCATGCAACTGCTATTATCAAGTTACTTTTCTACTTtcatctacaaatattttttttttttttcatcattaaccCCAGAAGTTTTGATTCTTatgtatccattttttaaaagttttagttgAAATGAAACTTCCCAACTTATAATcggattgtgatttttttttattcaattaaaatatattatattaatttcttttatgaTCTTCCCATTAGTTGACTTTGGTGTAAGTGCTCAGTTAGACAGAACGATTGGAAGAAGAAACACCTTCATTGGTACACCATATTGGTAAGATTTTAAGCATACTTGCGtaataaatgtacaaaaaaatcaagtttaataAATTCTAATCTCTTaatctctttattttttaaagaactattattattatcattacagGATGGCCCCTGAAGTCATTGCCTGTGATGAAAATCCTGAAGCTACCTATGATAATAGGGTATGTGTATTTAGTTTAtcctttttacttatttattaagtgGAAGAAATCCTACTTAAGGAAAAACTtcctaattaaatttcaaatttcaacctAAATTTCCAGTTTAGTCATCCCAGAAAgaatatcaatctttttttttttttaaaggttctgCACATAATATATGTATGTTTGTTTGTACAAACAGATAggccattaaaaaatatatgtctcATAATAGACTGTAAGAACATGCATATGAGCCAAACCACAGTGAAGTTTTTCTTTGTGTAggacatatttcaaaaattttgttggCCCCACAATTCATTAaagtttagtttcatttttgaatagaaCTTCCAtaattgatgaaatttttttaaatacttttctagAGCGATCTATGGTCTTTAGGAATTACTGCTTTAGAAATGGCTGAATCTCAACCACGTAAGTCTTTATTAgccttttttcttcaattttaatgtaaaaaacagtATGGAAATGTTTCTATTAAATGAATTTTCCATTAGCTCTAAAGGGAAATCTATTAAGTATTAAGCATATTGGGATTTATAATTAGATCTTCTTGAGTTATGGTgtttattttagcaattattttaatttgaaaaaaaaaactttgattagtTTAGCTTTAATTTCCACTATCtcaaacacaaggtatatttacTGCATACTCTGTGAATAAGAGAACTCAAACGTAAGGAAATatcaatttttgtaattattttccttttaattttgtattgtgAAATTAATAACGAACCTTTTATCCAACAGCATTATGTGATATGCATCCTATGCGAGCCTTGTTCCTGATCCCTAGGAATCCACCGCCTAGGCTAAAATCAAAAAAgtggaataaaaaatttcatagttTTATAGAAACTGTTTTAGTGAAAGATTATCAACAGAGGCCATATACAGATCAGTTACTAAAGCATCCTTTTATTCGAGACCAGCCAACTGAAAGGCAAGTTCGTATCCAACTTAAAGATCATATTGATCGATGTCGCAAGCACAAGAGAGGAGGTAAAGGTGCTAGAGATAAGACCATTTCTTTTattactcttatttttaaattcctcaacttttatcttgtaTTTATGTGATAAAACACCAAAGCAAATAATCGTTAAATCATATGATTATTTGTTTGCAAACCAGTATATGTTAAGCCAAGAATTGGCATTAAAAGTTATATACAGGAATCTTGGAGGCATGTGGAACTTCCTGCAatccattaaaataaaactgcatggaaaaaaaaacaaaaaaaacttaagtttcgAAAGCAGTTTCCTAAAAATCTGTATATGTCAACAGAGGTAGACATTTAAGATCTGttttacagatgaatcttttaaaagaagaggttactaatttatttttaaagtaaaaatcaagTGACTAATATAGATAGTAActcaaaaaaagtggaattttaacACATACAGGTATTTTTTAGTTtggaaaatatgtttatttaaaaaaaataaatatatatatatattttttccccacctaATGAGCATGCAATAATGAAACCTGCCTATAAGAGGATTTGTGCCTTAAAAAGCagttgtattaatttttatatgcTGATCAGTTTTAGTATAGATGGAATTTTAATGTTGCATTTGACTTGTTTTACTTTGATTGCTAAGAGGACATGATGTAGATGAATTTAAAACTGATACAAATCAAATGCTACTTAAAATCGCTGACAAATAAAGAAAAGGAAGAACATCAGGATTAAGTATGTAAAAATACTTTAGTATTAATGTGGGAAATTTATGGGAGAAATATAATTTAAGCTTAAAGTAGTTCAACACAAGTTCAGACATGTTGtgataaaacatgtttttgtgttgatgcttttatttgttttgatatGTTCATGTGAATCATCACTTAATAACTAAACATATTTCAATTAGGTGACATTCAAGAAGAATATAGGTATAGTGGTAGTGAAGGGGAAGAAGAAGATGTAGGATTAGCCGGCGAACCTAGCTCAATAGAACCAGTACAACAAGATTCTACCTTGAGAAGGAATTTCCAACAGTTGCAAGAAGGAAGGACATTAACTTCTAATGACTCAAAACCTTCTGGCAGCAGCTTTCAACCTCCATCAGCCCCTGCTCTCCAAACTGAAACACCTGCTCCACCGCCTCGACATCCTATTCCACCACAAAGACTCAttggtaaaaatttatttgtgatattttatttattgataactCAGAACATCACTAtct is a window encoding:
- the LOC129233680 gene encoding serine/threonine-protein kinase mig-15-like; this translates as GRHTKTGQLAAIKIMDVTEDEEEEIKLEINVLKKYSHHRNIATYYGAFIQKSPPGKDDKLWLVMEYCGAGSVTDLVKSTKGQCLKEEWIAYICREILRGLSHLHANKIIHRDIKGQNVLLTDNAEVKLVDFGVSAQLDRTIGRRNTFIGTPYWMAPEVIACDENPEATYDNRSDLWSLGITALEMAESQPPLCDMHPMRALFLIPRNPPPRLKSKKWNKKFHSFIETVLVKDYQQRPYTDQLLKHPFIRDQPTERQVRIQLKDHIDRCRKHKRGGDIQEEYRYSGSEGEEEDVGLAGEPSSIEPVQQDSTLRRNFQQLQEGRTLTSNDSKPSGSSFQPPSAPALQTETPAPPPRHPIPPQRLIVVPDPPPPSKPLPPIPVDGNRKAKAATPPRNGQNQMIPFQSSQQNRNSGVFKPPARRPEDLEVLAAQLNELAIGGAGSLSNRNNNCRISTNLAETPPGINGIISEKSGLNRNGSDSEEEEEEDEGQIQNDGTLLASDPPRPLASENPIENRISRPPEVYSEALRNLVDHDKIHDGSTPVNHAPHRPLPPTPDEDENNDRTLVLRRNHSNRQEHNRRTRGENENLVKCQDKAKERQSSNLEKNQRRRDSGPIERTDANKTKNEQRHRSSSSPLHKATSSPFPLATSTPNQNGESNHKKERNNNSRHDSK